One Salmo salar chromosome ssa01, Ssal_v3.1, whole genome shotgun sequence DNA window includes the following coding sequences:
- the htr1d gene encoding 5-hydroxytryptamine receptor 1D, with amino-acid sequence MDQDNSSVDSIFTNATESPEHSEAHWDEAILLGLQIFLSAILAIITLATVLSNAFVIATIFLTRKLHTPANFLIGSLAVTDLLVSILVMPISIVYTVSKTWSLGQIVCDIWLSSDITFCTASILHLCVIALDRYWAITDALEYSKRRTMRRAGLMIAVVWVISISISIPPLFWRQAKVNEEVMECLVNTDQISYTLYSTFGAFYVPTVLLIILYGRIYVAARSRIFKTPVSSGKRFTTAHLIQTSAGSSLCSINSSASNQESHLQPGGGTSGGGGGARGGSPLFNSVKVKLADSVLERKRLCAAREKKATKTLGIILGAFIVCWLPFFVGTLVLAICKECWFHPVLFDVFTWLGYLNSLINPVIYTAFNDEFKLAFHKLIKFKRCY; translated from the coding sequence ATGGATCAGGATAATAGTTCCGTTGATTCAATCTTCACCAATGCCACAGAGAGCCCTGAACATTCAGAGGCACACTGGGACGAGGCCATTCTCCTAGGCCTGCAGATCTTCCTGTCGGCCATCCTGGCCATCATCACCCTGGCCACCGTACTGTCCAACGCCTTTGTTATCGCCACCATCTTTCTGACCCGGAAGCTGCACACGCCAGCCAATTTTCTGATCGGCTCGCTGGCCGTGACAGACCTGCTGGTGTCCATCCTGGTCATGCCTATCAGCATCGTGTACACGGTGAGTAAGACCTGGTCCCTGGGGCAGATCGTCTGCGACATCTGGCTGTCATCAGACATCACCTTTTGCACCGCCTCCATCCTGCACCTGTGTGTCATCGCGCTGGACCGCTACTGGGCCATCACTGATGCCCTGGAGTACTCCAAGCGCCGGACGATGCGTCGAGCGGGCCTGATGATAGCGGTAGTGTGGGTgatctccatctctatctccataCCGCCGCTCTTCTGGAGGCAGGCCAAGGTCAACGAGGAAGTGATGGAGTGCCTGGTAAACACGGACCAGATCTCCTACACGCTCTACTCCACCTTTGGGGCCTTCTACGTGCCCACCGTGCTGCTGATCATCCTCTATGGCCGGATCTATGTGGCCGCCCGCTCGCGCATCTTCAAGACTCCAGTGTCGTCCGGCAAGCGTTTCACCACGGCCCATCTCATCCAGACGTCAGCCGGTTCCTCCCTCTGCTCCATCAACTCTTCCGCCTCCAACCAGGAGAGCCACCTGCAACCCGGAGGGGGAACCagcggaggtggaggaggagccaGAGGTGGGTCGCCTCTCTTCAATAGCGTGAAGGTGAAGCTGGCAGACAGCGTGCTGGAGAGGAAGCGCCTGTGTGCCGCCCGGGAGAAGAAGGCCACCAAGACGCTGGGCATCATCCTGGGAGCCTTCATCGTGTGCTGGCTGCCTTTCTTTGTGGGTACCCTGGTACTGGCCATCTGCAAAGAATGCTGGTTCCACCCAGTGCTCTTCGACGTGTTCACCTGGCTTGGCTACCTGAACTCGCTCATCAATCCCGTCATCTACACCGCCTTCAATGACGAGTTCAAACTGGCCTTCCACAAACTCATCAAGTTCAAGAGATGCTACTGA